The stretch of DNA TTGTCTTGAGTCTTTTTATAGGATCAAGAGGGATTTGAtttccgcacctatcatccaatcaccggattggaacttgTCATTGGTGCGGTTTAAAACTTTGTCATCTAAgtcaaccaaccaaaacaatatttataactaaacaaactactcttagtagagtggtaagtaaaggtcgaatcccaaaggacgggtattgaattaagttatcggttgtagaaagctatgtcttagggtgtcacaaattggctTGAGATTAGAGGTATCAAACTACactacttaacaatgaaatgtaaagaaatgaaagtaaaacaagcaagtaaaaTAGGGGTTTGTAGACAATAgattaaagcactagggtgtcatggtggTGTTCAtaaaaacatgtttacatagttgtaagcaaattattgttgtagtggaatgaGTTAGTTTATgccttacaattcctaggaagatttgggtctcggagccgcgtcggtcaagactgtacaacacctacaagtcaattttgttggagtatgtgtcctcgacaataatgcgatcacatgtttaagtctcatattaagaatgctgaaGGAAAGTAATACTTTATTGTCAAccgatccacattaatcggtaatgattggctggctagagtttgacattactgtcgtatgacggtggtggtcagttgatcccttaaggtcatacctctagggtaacactcttaaattattaattaattaattgtatgttgatacaagttaattaattatttaaaattgaacaaatgattttgtgagtaagaatatgtatcgtattgtaattcgattaaataagattcgtagtTAGTAATTAAATTGTCTTATTACTTCGGtgtatttattgtttatgaaacaattaaaataaaaatgaatggtttattataaatacaagttgttgtgatttataattcgaTGACCCATTTTGAGTAATTGTGATTGTGAAATActatttaatttttgtatgtgatttattttgttaatataatgatttttaataagttaaaaatgcattattggataacatgtctagtaacatgtcttACATGTCACACTATACAAATTAACATATGACAAACTTAAATGTTGTGTGTGCCGTGAAAGTGGAGGGGGTTGGGTAGTTTTAGGACTTAATTATTGCTTTAATTGAGAATTAGACACAATGATTATGTTTCTAAAATAGACCTAAACCTACCCCTACCCTATGTATCCTGAGAAGAACAATTTTTTGCATggattgggcatcctacccaagacCACCCGGTCTCCCTTGTGAATTGGTAAAGTTTTTCTCTTCTAATTTTACACATTCATTCTAACATATGATAAGATTGATAACTCATTGTTCTCTCTATTTTTTGTTGTGGACACACTAGAAAATCAATCtcacaaatctctaatattattctctcattactagaagtagtaaactaataatattagttgttatttTAAGACACATATACTAATCTAGTAACAAATTAGTACTTGTATTAAGAGTGTTTAActtggtacaattccttgaggagtagatcctacCATTGGCTCTAAATTCATCCTTGGAGCACTCGGTTTTTAcaaagactaatttggtaggagaccaattagtataaaccatttcggccctcaatgtaagattaatcgatttcttcttactttgtatcattttagttatgcatgcataagatctagattagtttatgactaaactaaaatatatagttattagaagtatctaataagaggttaatgaatctttcaattggtatcagagcaaatggttgttgcatgcataatcggttattgtttttccgagttaaaatgttaacatataaaactagaaatttgtgatttatgaagataaatacCACGAAATTTTTACATGTTTAACATTCtgatcctaaattgattttaggtcatttttgatgatttatggtattttattgctctttaatatgattttagtatttttattacattttattgaataaaatgacacttaaaatgctaaaattagttagactatgattctaaccttgaaatttttacacaacctgacatgcatattttacacattgtattaaaatttcgtataaaatgattttatattgcatgatttatgatttttacatgataaaaattgattaaatagaggttttttggttaaaaatggttagacttcgtttattgccatgaaattttagtatgttgtcacatacaatatttacacactgtatgtaaattttgaaataAGATGGTTTCATTTTGcgtgatttatgatttttagatgtaaaaatcacataaatagtgactattttagcaaaaatagctaaaataacaTTTAtggcatgattttttttttttcaatattgTATATGTGATTTGAACATCAGATCTAAGTTGCATGTCAAATTTCGTTTTATTtggatgtttattgattttatattGTAAGATTGATAAATAGGAACTTTAAATAGTCATAAattgtaaattcgatttttgggCATAAAAATTTGTTATTTTCAGGTTCTAGAAATTTatatagaatattcaaaattttaattttgattttttttacataattttatgtttaattaggAATTAAGGGATTAAAGTTACGTAttatgcgatttatttgtgaaataagttGATTTTATTCTATGGGCAAATTTTTattaaattttggaatgttgggaattttccagaatatatacaaaattatgattttgaaatttttgaatttttatgactttttgggaattattcCTTTATTATCATGAATAatagtgtttaaagagcaataataaaatatcaagttgaattattgtcaaatatttagtcaagactaaatttttgagtcctaagaaggttaacttggacatagattaattttgtttttttgaaaCAACCCCAAAACGGGTTTACCTCATATCATTAATATCACGAATAACCAACGACATCACTTGTTCGGGTAGCAAACTATCCCATACATACCTACTTATTTCAGACGAACTAAAGTGGGCAAGCTCATGTGCTACACCATTGAGTTTCCGACTAACAAAAGACCAAATAACTGAATTGAAATCTGAACAGAAATAGAAAATGTCATCTAAAATTAAATGAAAATCACTATGGCCTTGCTCCTTCGTCTTCAACGCGTCAATCACCATTTTGCAGTCGCTCTCGATGATTATGCGCGTATGTCCCCTGCTCCTTGCTTCTTTAACTCCTTCGAGAATCGCCATAGCCTCCGCTAACCTTGGTTCCATCTCCGCCCTCCTATGCTCCGCTAAACCCCAAACCACCTCGCCATTGCTTCCACGACAAATCACTCCTACTCCCATTCCCCAACCTTCCTTCACCCCCGCATCTATATTCAGCTTTACATACCCCATCCCTGGTTTCTCCCACTGCCCATGTCCACCCGGAACTACCCTTGCTGCCTCCGTGCTTCCCGTACTTCTAACTCCCTTCTCATACCCTCTACTCTCTTCACCACCCGCATAGCATCCAACTGTTCTTGCTCGAACACCACTTTATTTCTCGCTTCCCATATCGCCCAACACCCGAACATGAAAATATCTATCTCACTATCCTCCAACTCCctccacacatcctccacccactccctcacccgctCATACCCCTCCGTCCTCCTTACTTCAATCCCCAGCCTATCCCACACCCCACCTGTCCACCCACACCCCCGTACAAGATGGAGACTGGTCTCCAACTCGCAACAATAAAGAGGGCATCCTGCATCAATGGATCGAATACGGGTAGCTACATTAGCTTTAGTAGCAATAGCTTCGTTACATAGCTGCCATATAAAGACCTTGACCCTAGGCCAAACATTCGCTTTCCATATACGGTTCCAGAGCTTCTTCTCCCCCGCATAGCTTGATGACCCAGCGCCCTCTAACTCGTCTCCTACCATGGCTTTATAAGCTGATTTTACCGAATACTCCCCCCTCTTTTCCAAATCCCACATCCAACAGTCCTCCGGTTTCGTAGTGCTAATACGTATATTTAGAATTCGTTCTTGCTCGAAAGGTAGAAAAAGCTCACTAACCTTGGCCGTGTCCCACGCCCCACTATCCGCAGTCCACAGATCAGCCACACGCATATCAACTGGTGCCTCTCCCCTATTAGAAAGAATGAGTCTCGACTGTGTGGGAGGAATCCATGGGTCTGACCACATATTCGTACTTAACCCATTCCCAATACGCTTCCTAATCCCCAGCTTCAACACCTCCCGAGCCTCCCAAATTCCACGCCACGTGTAGCTAGGATTAATCCCGAGATTTGCTTCCATAAATTGTCCACTCGAGAAATATTTACCACCCAGGACACGAACCATGAGGCTAGTCTTATCGGTCAAAAACCGCCAAGCTTATTTGCCTAAGAGCGCCATATTGAATTTATGAAAATCCCTAAACCCTAATCCACCCATTCCCTTCGGCTTACACAGCTTCGACCAAGCAATCCAAGGGATCTTCGCCCTACCCCGAGCTGCTCCCCACCAAAACCATGACACAAGGGAGCGAAGTTCATTACAAAAATTGTCCGGGAGCTTGAAGACACTCATCGCATAGGTTGGGATTGATTGGGCCACGGCCTTTATCAACACTTCCCGACCCGCCTTCGAAAACAACTGCCCTTTCCATCCTTGTAATTTCTTCCCCAACTTGTCACGCACCACATTCGCTACCACATTCCTTGAGTGACCGACCATTGTAGGTAGTCCCAAATATTGGTCCTGACCTTCAACCATTCGAACCCCCAACACTTGAGTAACCCCATCTTTATCTCGCTCATGAGTTCCTCGGCTAAAAGAAACCGTAGTTTTTTCGAAATTAATCACCTGTCCCGAGGACCCAGCATAGGCGTGTTAGATCTCCTTCACCTTAATTGCTTCGTCCATTTTTGCCTTAACAAAGAAAATACTATCATCCGCAAAAAGAAAATGTGTTACCGTAGGCGATTGACGGGCGATCCTTATGCCGTGTATAGACCCTATTTCCGCAGCTCGTCTCATTAAACTTGATAAAACCTCCGCACACAGAATAAAGAGATATGGTGATAGAGGGTCACCTTGTCGAAGTCCTCGCTTGGGTCGAAAATTGTCTGACGGAGTGCCATTGATAAGGATAGAAAAGGTTACAAAAGTCACACAATGCATCACCCTATCCACCCATCCTGTATCAAATCCCATACGGATCAAAACCCGCTCCAAAAAGTGCCACTCCACTTTGTCATAAGCTTTGGACATATCAAGTTTAAGAGCCATGAACCCATTTTTGTGCTTGGAATTTTTCATAAAATGGAACATTTCAAAAGCCACTAAAATATTATCGGTGATGAGGCGACCCGGTGTAAAGGCACTTTGATTTTCCGACACAATTTCACCCAAGAAAATCTTCAGACGGTTAGCTAACACCTTTGACACCAATTTATATATGACATTACATAAACTTATGGGACGAAAATCGGTCATTTTATCCGGTGCCTTTTTTTTTGGAATTAAAACAATATGAGTTTTATTAATACCTTCCGGGAAAGGTGCCCCTCGCAAAATGCCAAGGACCGTTCGAGTTACTGCCTGCCCCACTATATCCCAATAGGTCTGATAAAAGAGCCCATTCATGCCATCCAGACCGGTAGCCTTTAAGGGATGCATCTGGTTTAACGCGGTCACAACCTCCTCTTCCGTATAATCACACCGAAGAAGCGAATTCATACTTCCCGTAACTCTCCCAGCCACTCCATCTAGTAAATGCTCATAATGTTCCGGCTGCCCCGTAGCAAAAACATCCTCAAAATACTCCCTCGCCACCCTAGAAATATTGTCCAGACCCTCCCAAACCCGACCATCATTATCAACCAGTCGTGCTATGTGATTCTTCTGCTTTCTCTGACTCGCTTTCCGATGAAAGAACTTCTTATTTCGATCTCCTTCTTTAAGCCAAATTTCCCGGGATCTTTGTCTCCAAAATAGCTCCTCTTGTTTTAGCAGCTCCGCAATCTCCTTAACCAGCCCCCGTCTCTCCCTTACCGCACCCCTTGATCTTCCCCCCGCGTTCAAAAACTCAAGACGTCTTCATTTTTTCTTCAAGTCTCGCATCACCTTACCTATACTTATGACCTTCCACTTCTGCAAATCATCCGCACACCGAGCTAATAGCTCCACCAGATCCGTCCCTCCTTTCTCCCAAGCTTCCTGTACAACCCCCTCACACCCATCCGCTCCCACCCAC from Silene latifolia isolate original U9 population chromosome 10, ASM4854445v1, whole genome shotgun sequence encodes:
- the LOC141607450 gene encoding uncharacterized protein LOC141607450, which codes for MGYVKLNIDAGVKEGWGMGVGVICRGSNGEVVWGLAEHRRAEMEPRLAEAMAILEGVKEARSRGHTRIIIESDCKMVIDALKTKEQGHSDFHLILDDIFYFCSDFNSVIWSFVSRKLNGVAHELAHFSSSEISRYVWDSLLPEQVMSLVIRDINDMR